GTCCGAAAAGTTTTGGGCGCTTCCATTCAATCGATTGTAACGCTTCTATCGCGGGATTTTTTGAAATTAATTTCAATCGCCATTGTGATTGCCTGGCCGCTGGCTTATGGCGCGATGAGTTTATGGTTGCAGGATTTCGCTTATCGAACCGATTTGTCTGTGTGGACATTTATTTTGTCAGCCGCGATAGCTTTGGCGATCGCATTATTAACGGTAAGCTTCCAGGCATACAAAGCGGCTTCCACGAATCCGGTTAATGTATTGAAATACGAATAAAAGCGGCGTGAATATCATAATTACTATGAGGAGCGTTGTATTCGGTTTGACGTCCGCCATCTAATAATCAGGAGGATCGAATGTTTCAAAATTATCTGAAAATTGCTTTACGGAACTTGCTCAAGCACCGGGGATATTCTTTCATCAATATTACCGGGCTTGCCGTCGGCATTACGTGCTGTATTCTCATCATGCTTTTTGTGCTGGATGAATTGAGTTACGACCGGTATCACGCGAATGCCGAGCGCATTTATCGAATCAGGACGGATGTGGACGTTGCAGGCAACATGCTGAAACTGGCGACAACATCGTATCCGATGGCGGCTGCAGTAAAAAACGACTACCCGGAAGTTGAAGAAATTACCCGGATCATTAAATGGGGCGAGCCGATCTTCGGTCATAGCGATAATCACTTTCAGGAAAAAGCAGTGCTGTGGGCCGACGCGAATGTATTCAAAATTTTTTCGTGGACGTTCGTAGAGGGCGATCCGGCCACGGCGCTGAAAGACTTGTATTCGATCATCCTGACGGAAACGGCGGCCAAAAAATATTTTGGAAATGAAAATCCCATCGGCAAAACGATTCGATATGAAAATCAGCGCGATTTTAATGTTACCGCTGTGATTCGGGATTTACCGGCCAATTCACAACTTCAATTCGATATGCTTGCCTCCTCGATTTCGCTCAACGAAATTATCGGTCTCGAAACGTTAAATAACTGGCACGCTTTTTATCCGACGCAAACATATGCTTTGTTACATGACAAAAATCAGGGGGGAGCTCTTAATCAAAAATTGCCGCAATTTGTTTCGAAGTACATGCAGGATGACATGGCCAAAACATTGGGTCGTACCTACAGCGTGATCGCCCAACCGTTACTGGATATTCATTTGTCGCCGCAATTGCGGGGCGAATTCGGTACGGCCGGGAACATGGCGTACATTTACACTTTTTCGGCTATTGCCGTATGCGTACTGCTGATTGCGTGTATCAACTTTATGAATCTCTCAACGGCCCGCTCTGCGCGACGATCCAAAGAAATCGGCTTGCGTAAAGTTCTGGGCGCATTACGCGTGCAATTGATCCGGCAATTTCTTGGAGAAACGTTTTTATTAAGTTTTGCTGCGCTGTTGCTGGCTCTGCTGCTGGTTGAACTTAGTTTGCCGTTTTTCAATCAACTCGCCGGTAAGCATCTTGAATTCAGTTTATTTACAAGCGGGTTCGTTTTTCCGTTGATTGCTATAGTAGTTTTGTTTGTAGGTATTACGGCCGGTATGTATCCGGCTCTATATTTGTCGAGGTTCAATCCGGTTGAGTCGTTAAAAAGTAAACAAACAGCGGGAAAAGGTGGAGGAAAACTTCGCAAGATTCTTGTGAGCCTGCAATTTGCCGTTTCAATTATTTTGATTATCAGCACGATAACGGTTTATCGACAACTGGATTTTATTCAACACCAACAACTTGGATTGGATAAAGACCAGGTAGTGGTTCTGCCGGTGAGCAATGCTATCCTGGAAAATAAATATGAAGTATTTCGCGAGCAATTGCTCCAGAGTCCCGATGTTCAGAATGTAGCGGCTTCGACGTTTGTGCCGGGTAACCGGATCATGGGAACTCCAATCAGGAAAATCCCGTCCAACGATGCCGACAAATGGGAAATGACAACCATTCCATCGGATCATTATTTTATTCCGACGTTTGGTATTCAATTGCTTGCAGGCAGAAATTATTCCAAAGAGATTCCGACCGATATGCAAGACGGCATATTAATCAATGAAGCGGCGGCAGCGGAATTGGGTTGGACGAAGCCGGAAGATGCGGTCGGCAAAAAAGTTGAATGGTGGGGAATTGAACCGCCTTTGACGATGACGGTACTTGGTGTGATGAAAAATTTTAATTACATCTCACTGCATCAAACGATCGGACCGCTGGTGTTGGTACCCATTTCATACTGGCCTAACGGCTACAACAATGTCAGCGTTCGGATTTCGACCGGTCAGGCTTCGGCAGCGTTGACTCATATTCAATCGACGTGGGAAAAGCTTTTCCCGCAAGCGCCTTTCTCCTACACTTTCCTCGATGACAATTTTGGAAAACTGTATGCGTCGGAAGACAGGCTCGGACGCATTTTTGTATCGTTTGCCGCGTTGGCTATTTTTATCGCGTGTCTCGGACTTTTAGGACTCGCTTCATTTATGGCGGAAACACGAACGAAAGAAATCGGCATTAGGAAAGTACTCGGCGCATCGGTCACCGGGATCGTTCATTTAATTTCCAAAGAATTTCTAAAACTGGTTGTTCTGGCCAACCTCATAGCCTGGCCGATCGCGTATTATGTAATGGGTTCGTGGTTAGAAAATTTTGCTTACCGGATCAGTATAAGCCCCATGACTTTTATCATTGCCGGTCTTACCGCGCTGCTGATTGCCCTGTTAACGGTCAGCTATCAGGCGCTGAAAGCAGCCGTAGCAAACCCTGTGAATGCACTTAAATACGAGTAGCGAATAGACATGAACATTTAAGGTGATCCTATGGGCTCTAAATTTTTTTGGTTTGGTGTTAGTTAGTATCTTACCGGTGTTTTTCTATTTATGTAATTGACATCAATGCTTTGGGCATCAACTAATTTTTATAACCGCTGCGGGTGCTTTATGATAAAAAACTACCTGAAGATCGCTTTTAGAAATTTAAGCAAACACAAAATCTACTCGTTGATCAATGTGACTGGTTTGTCAGTTGGATTGGCATGCAGCATGCTGATAGGACTTTATGTCTGGGATGAATCGCACTACGATCGTTTTCATGACCGGTATGATCGCATCGTCCGGTTCGTCACGGATGAAACAAGCGAAGGTACGACACGTTACTTTGCCACTACGCCCGCTCCACTCGCGCCGGCTATTGTTTCTGATTTTTCCGACATAGAAGCTGTTACGCGTTTGTATCCGTACAACGCTGCCGTGAAATTTGATGAAAAAGAATTCAAAGAATCGGGTTTCTTTTTTGCCGATCCATCGATTGTTCAAATTTTTTCATTTAGCCTTACAAAGGGTTCTTTCAAAGACTTTGATAATCCGAATGCCGTTGTGATGACTGAAACGGCGGCGCGTCGGTATTTCGGCGATGCGAATCCTATCGGCCAACGTATTTTTGTCGATCGTACGGTTGAACTGACCGTAGTGGCGGTCATCCGGAATATTCCGTCACAATCACATTTCACATTTGATTTTCTTACCAATATCCAAAGCCTCAAATTGGTCATGGGCGATTGGGTGCTGACCAGTAAAAAAAGCTGGTACTGGCCGCCGATGTATACGTACGCACTTTTGAAAGAGCCGTCATCACTTATTTCACTTGAAAATCAACTGCCTTCGTTTGCCAAAAAATATCTTGGCGAAAAAGATGAACGTGTTTTTCATTTACAAAAGCTGAGCGATATTTATCTCCATTCTAATCGCGAGAATGAGATCGCGCCTGTGAGCCATATTGCTTATCTGTACATTTTCGGAACGGTGGCGATTCTGCTGATGGTAATTGCCTGTATTAATTTTACAAATTTGTCAACGGCGCGAGCAATCCGAAGAGCACGCGAAGTTGGTGTCCGTAAAGTATTGGGCGCAGGCCGTAATCAATTATTGCGACAATTTCTCAGCGAGTCAATCATGCTGTCACTGGTTGCGTCCGTTATTGCTATCGCATTGATTGAAATTTTCCTTCCGAAGTTTAATGCGTTTGTCGAAAAATCGCTAGAAGTTCATTATACGTGGGGTCTCATATCAAGCTTTATTGTTTTGACTTTTTTAGTTGGAACAGCTGCGGGAATTTATCCGGCGTTATTTTTGTCCAAATTTCGCCCGGTGGCGGTACTGTATGGCCGAATTAATGTTTTTGGTTCGTCACGATCAAATATCCGGTCAATTCTTGTGTTTTTACAATTTACTACCTGCATCGCGCTTATTATTTCGACCCTAGCAGTAAATCGACAGGTTGAATTCATCCTAACTAAAAACCTGGGTTTCAATTCTGATCAAGTGGTTATAATGCCACTCCGCGATGAGGCCGTACAAAAAAAGTTTGATGTCTTTAAGACGCACCTGGCCGCACTGCCCGGCGTACAAAATGTGACGGTCATTTCCAATTTACCTTGGGAAAAAGGTTATTATGGTTTTCCGGTACGAGCCGAAGGTAATCTGGAAGAACGAAATGATATCAGTACGCTGATCGTCGAGCCGGATTTTATTCGTACGATGGGTATGACATTGGAAGATGGCCGTGATTTTTCAAGCAGTAAAGCGGATGAATACGATGCATTTATTATTAACGAAACAGCTATGCAGAAATTCGGATGGGACCACGCCGTAGGCAAATCATTGTCGATGCATGGAATTAAAGGCAAAGTCATTGGCGTGGTTAAAGATTTTCATTTTCAGTCACTGCATCATGCTGTGGAACCATTGGTGATTACATTATCGGCTCAATCGTATTACCGGGATTATGCCGTTGTGCGACTGGATAAACGGCACATATCTCAATCCATCCAAGCGCTTCAAACTACGTGGAGTGAATGGTGTCCCGGCAATATTTTTGAACACTTCTTCCTTAACGAGGCATTTCAAAAATTATATCAAAAGGAAATGATCGTTCACCGCGTTTTTCTCGGCTTTGCCGCCTTGACGAT
This window of the bacterium genome carries:
- a CDS encoding ABC transporter permease, whose amino-acid sequence is MFQNYLKIALRNLLKHRGYSFINITGLAVGITCCILIMLFVLDELSYDRYHANAERIYRIRTDVDVAGNMLKLATTSYPMAAAVKNDYPEVEEITRIIKWGEPIFGHSDNHFQEKAVLWADANVFKIFSWTFVEGDPATALKDLYSIILTETAAKKYFGNENPIGKTIRYENQRDFNVTAVIRDLPANSQLQFDMLASSISLNEIIGLETLNNWHAFYPTQTYALLHDKNQGGALNQKLPQFVSKYMQDDMAKTLGRTYSVIAQPLLDIHLSPQLRGEFGTAGNMAYIYTFSAIAVCVLLIACINFMNLSTARSARRSKEIGLRKVLGALRVQLIRQFLGETFLLSFAALLLALLLVELSLPFFNQLAGKHLEFSLFTSGFVFPLIAIVVLFVGITAGMYPALYLSRFNPVESLKSKQTAGKGGGKLRKILVSLQFAVSIILIISTITVYRQLDFIQHQQLGLDKDQVVVLPVSNAILENKYEVFREQLLQSPDVQNVAASTFVPGNRIMGTPIRKIPSNDADKWEMTTIPSDHYFIPTFGIQLLAGRNYSKEIPTDMQDGILINEAAAAELGWTKPEDAVGKKVEWWGIEPPLTMTVLGVMKNFNYISLHQTIGPLVLVPISYWPNGYNNVSVRISTGQASAALTHIQSTWEKLFPQAPFSYTFLDDNFGKLYASEDRLGRIFVSFAALAIFIACLGLLGLASFMAETRTKEIGIRKVLGASVTGIVHLISKEFLKLVVLANLIAWPIAYYVMGSWLENFAYRISISPMTFIIAGLTALLIALLTVSYQALKAAVANPVNALKYE
- a CDS encoding ABC transporter permease — protein: MIKNYLKIAFRNLSKHKIYSLINVTGLSVGLACSMLIGLYVWDESHYDRFHDRYDRIVRFVTDETSEGTTRYFATTPAPLAPAIVSDFSDIEAVTRLYPYNAAVKFDEKEFKESGFFFADPSIVQIFSFSLTKGSFKDFDNPNAVVMTETAARRYFGDANPIGQRIFVDRTVELTVVAVIRNIPSQSHFTFDFLTNIQSLKLVMGDWVLTSKKSWYWPPMYTYALLKEPSSLISLENQLPSFAKKYLGEKDERVFHLQKLSDIYLHSNRENEIAPVSHIAYLYIFGTVAILLMVIACINFTNLSTARAIRRAREVGVRKVLGAGRNQLLRQFLSESIMLSLVASVIAIALIEIFLPKFNAFVEKSLEVHYTWGLISSFIVLTFLVGTAAGIYPALFLSKFRPVAVLYGRINVFGSSRSNIRSILVFLQFTTCIALIISTLAVNRQVEFILTKNLGFNSDQVVIMPLRDEAVQKKFDVFKTHLAALPGVQNVTVISNLPWEKGYYGFPVRAEGNLEERNDISTLIVEPDFIRTMGMTLEDGRDFSSSKADEYDAFIINETAMQKFGWDHAVGKSLSMHGIKGKVIGVVKDFHFQSLHHAVEPLVITLSAQSYYRDYAVVRLDKRHISQSIQALQTTWSEWCPGNIFEHFFLNEAFQKLYQKEMIVHRVFLGFAALTIFIACLGLFGLSAFSAENRTKEIGIRKVMGASVFNIVNLLSAEFLKIIVLANIAAWPLAYFFVNRWLEDFAYRKELSIDLFLSAGLITMCLALVTISFQAVKAASANPVQTLKCE